A portion of the Apis mellifera strain DH4 linkage group LG6, Amel_HAv3.1, whole genome shotgun sequence genome contains these proteins:
- the LOC411148 gene encoding palmitoyltransferase Hip14 isoform X1: MYALKMQTACQSEGSGEPDDPSSHHQEPVRPPAQDCSSFDIVRATQYGALDRVTELVEAGADVNQPDSETVTLLHWAAINNRKDIVKYLIAKGAIVDAIGGELASTPLHWATRQGHLSTVVILMRAGADPTLRDSEGFSCIHLAAQFGHTSIVAYLVAKGVNPNMPDRSAMTPLMWSAYKVNSFFFYSLDPTRLLLTLGASHSLADNLHGNTALHWAIIAENSTAISTLVHHGASLDVPNIRDETPMTLLGRHIGAAWLGHKLSQEIREKQGRTRTWCRDKRMRWYCMVSTPFIVFYVIGMIFQSGLHYLVKLGAFVTLHIALYLANHFIFDERLFHIIPMSIYLATKMWIYVTWIFWLGIHAAWYLWLLLVSGSVPLWICFLQSWRGDPGVITATHEDKLNTIIELAESGGFEPQSFCSSCLVRRPMRSKHCSTCDRCVARFDHHCPWINNCIGAHNHKYFLGFLASLLGLCIVVLSASVQYWQFECWTNLTNGHSADNYLVAAATCDAWVMWVAANTCLHFFWVGTLLACQCYQIMVLGMTTNERMNAGRYAHFKQGNPFHRGALQNAADFCNLSFCGVKAKPSSDWLHSFDHKQSIEKLPLLATKDNFQYI; this comes from the exons atgtaTGCATTAAAAATGCAAACTGCCTGTCAAAGCGAAGGCAGTGGAGAGCCTGATGATCCAAGTAGTCATCATCAGGAACCTGTTAGACCTCCAGCACAGGATTGTAGCTCATTTGACATTGTTAGGGCAACTCAg tatggaGCTTTGGATCGTGTGACTGAATTAGTAGAAGCTGGTGCTGATGTAAATCAACCAGATTCAGAAACTGTAACATTATTACATTGGGCagcaataaataatcgaaaagacattgtaaaatatttaattgcaaagGGAGCTATTGTTGATGCAATTGGTGGTGAGCTAGCTTCCACACCACTACATTGGGCTACAAg ACAGGGCCATTTATCTACAGTTGTGATATTAATGAGAGCAGGAGCAGATCCAACTCTTAGAGATTCAGAAGGATTCTCATGTATTCATTTAGCTGCACAATTTGGTCACACTTCTATTGTTGCTTATCTAGTTGCAAAAGGAGTAAATCCAAATATGCCAGATAGAAGTGCAATGACACCCCTTATGTGGAGTGCCTATAAAGTTAATAG ttttttcttttacagttTAGATCCAACACGTTTGTTACTGACTTTAGGAGCATCTCATTCACTCGCAGATAATTTACATGGTAACACTGCTTTGCATTGGGCTATTATAGCTGAAAATAGTACAGCAATATCAACATTGGTTCATCATGGAGCATCTTTGGATGTACCAAATATAAGAGATGAAACACCAATGACATTATTAGGTCGTCATATTGGTGCTGCCTGGTTAGGACATAAACTTAGTCAAGAAATCAGAGAAAAACAGGGCAGAACAAGAACATGGTGTAGAGATaag aGAATGCGCTGGTATTGTATGGTCAGTACACCATTTATAGTTTTCTATGTAATtggaatgatttttcaaagtgGATTGCATTATCTAGTAAAATTAGGTGCCTTTGTCACTCTTCATATAGCACTATATTTAGCTAATCATTTTATCTTCGATGAacgattatttcatattataccaATGTCAATTTATTTGGCTACAAag ATGTGGATATACGTGACATGGATATTTTGGCTAGGTATACATGCTGCTTGGTATTTATGGTTACTATTAGTTAGTGGGTCTGTTCCACTTTGGATATGTTTCTTACAATCCTGGAGAGGTGATCCAGGTGTGATTACAGCTACACatgaagataaattaaat aCGATTATAGAGTTAGCAGAGTCTGGTGGTTTTGAACCACAATCATTTTGCAGCAGTTGCCTGGTTAGAAGACCTATGAGGTCTAAACATTGTTCTACATGTGATCGATGCGTAGCACGTTTTGATCATCACTGTCCTTGGATCAATAACTGCATTG gTGCGCATAACCACAAGTATTTTCTGGGATTTTTAGCATCATTATTAGGTCTTTGTATTGTTGTTTTATCCGCTAGTGTACAGTATTGGCAATTTGAATGTTGgacaaatttaacaaatggGCATAGCGctgataattatttagttgCTGCAGCTACCTGCGATGCTTGGGTAATGTGGGTTGCAGCAAATACATGTCTCCATTTCTTTTGGGTTGGCACGCTGCTTGCGTGTCAGTGTTATCAG atTATGGTACTTGGAATGACAACAAACGAGCGTATGAATGCTGGACGCTACGCGCATTTTAAACAAGGGAATCCTTTTCATCGTGGTGCTCTTCAGAATGCAGctgatttttgtaatttaagcTTTTGCGGTGTAAAAGCAAAACCCAGTTCAGACTGGTTGCATAGTTTTGATCACAAACAgagtattgaaaaattaccTCTACTCGCTACAAAAGATAACTtccaatatatttag
- the LOC411148 gene encoding palmitoyltransferase Hip14 isoform X2 yields MYALKMQTACQSEGSGEPDDPSSHHQEPVRPPAQDCSSFDIVRATQYGALDRVTELVEAGADVNQPDSETVTLLHWAAINNRKDIVKYLIAKGAIVDAIGGELASTPLHWATRQGHLSTVVILMRAGADPTLRDSEGFSCIHLAAQFGHTSIVAYLVAKGVNPNMPDRSAMTPLMWSAYKVNSLDPTRLLLTLGASHSLADNLHGNTALHWAIIAENSTAISTLVHHGASLDVPNIRDETPMTLLGRHIGAAWLGHKLSQEIREKQGRTRTWCRDKRMRWYCMVSTPFIVFYVIGMIFQSGLHYLVKLGAFVTLHIALYLANHFIFDERLFHIIPMSIYLATKMWIYVTWIFWLGIHAAWYLWLLLVSGSVPLWICFLQSWRGDPGVITATHEDKLNTIIELAESGGFEPQSFCSSCLVRRPMRSKHCSTCDRCVARFDHHCPWINNCIGAHNHKYFLGFLASLLGLCIVVLSASVQYWQFECWTNLTNGHSADNYLVAAATCDAWVMWVAANTCLHFFWVGTLLACQCYQIMVLGMTTNERMNAGRYAHFKQGNPFHRGALQNAADFCNLSFCGVKAKPSSDWLHSFDHKQSIEKLPLLATKDNFQYI; encoded by the exons atgtaTGCATTAAAAATGCAAACTGCCTGTCAAAGCGAAGGCAGTGGAGAGCCTGATGATCCAAGTAGTCATCATCAGGAACCTGTTAGACCTCCAGCACAGGATTGTAGCTCATTTGACATTGTTAGGGCAACTCAg tatggaGCTTTGGATCGTGTGACTGAATTAGTAGAAGCTGGTGCTGATGTAAATCAACCAGATTCAGAAACTGTAACATTATTACATTGGGCagcaataaataatcgaaaagacattgtaaaatatttaattgcaaagGGAGCTATTGTTGATGCAATTGGTGGTGAGCTAGCTTCCACACCACTACATTGGGCTACAAg ACAGGGCCATTTATCTACAGTTGTGATATTAATGAGAGCAGGAGCAGATCCAACTCTTAGAGATTCAGAAGGATTCTCATGTATTCATTTAGCTGCACAATTTGGTCACACTTCTATTGTTGCTTATCTAGTTGCAAAAGGAGTAAATCCAAATATGCCAGATAGAAGTGCAATGACACCCCTTATGTGGAGTGCCTATAAAGTTAATAG ttTAGATCCAACACGTTTGTTACTGACTTTAGGAGCATCTCATTCACTCGCAGATAATTTACATGGTAACACTGCTTTGCATTGGGCTATTATAGCTGAAAATAGTACAGCAATATCAACATTGGTTCATCATGGAGCATCTTTGGATGTACCAAATATAAGAGATGAAACACCAATGACATTATTAGGTCGTCATATTGGTGCTGCCTGGTTAGGACATAAACTTAGTCAAGAAATCAGAGAAAAACAGGGCAGAACAAGAACATGGTGTAGAGATaag aGAATGCGCTGGTATTGTATGGTCAGTACACCATTTATAGTTTTCTATGTAATtggaatgatttttcaaagtgGATTGCATTATCTAGTAAAATTAGGTGCCTTTGTCACTCTTCATATAGCACTATATTTAGCTAATCATTTTATCTTCGATGAacgattatttcatattataccaATGTCAATTTATTTGGCTACAAag ATGTGGATATACGTGACATGGATATTTTGGCTAGGTATACATGCTGCTTGGTATTTATGGTTACTATTAGTTAGTGGGTCTGTTCCACTTTGGATATGTTTCTTACAATCCTGGAGAGGTGATCCAGGTGTGATTACAGCTACACatgaagataaattaaat aCGATTATAGAGTTAGCAGAGTCTGGTGGTTTTGAACCACAATCATTTTGCAGCAGTTGCCTGGTTAGAAGACCTATGAGGTCTAAACATTGTTCTACATGTGATCGATGCGTAGCACGTTTTGATCATCACTGTCCTTGGATCAATAACTGCATTG gTGCGCATAACCACAAGTATTTTCTGGGATTTTTAGCATCATTATTAGGTCTTTGTATTGTTGTTTTATCCGCTAGTGTACAGTATTGGCAATTTGAATGTTGgacaaatttaacaaatggGCATAGCGctgataattatttagttgCTGCAGCTACCTGCGATGCTTGGGTAATGTGGGTTGCAGCAAATACATGTCTCCATTTCTTTTGGGTTGGCACGCTGCTTGCGTGTCAGTGTTATCAG atTATGGTACTTGGAATGACAACAAACGAGCGTATGAATGCTGGACGCTACGCGCATTTTAAACAAGGGAATCCTTTTCATCGTGGTGCTCTTCAGAATGCAGctgatttttgtaatttaagcTTTTGCGGTGTAAAAGCAAAACCCAGTTCAGACTGGTTGCATAGTTTTGATCACAAACAgagtattgaaaaattaccTCTACTCGCTACAAAAGATAACTtccaatatatttag
- the LOC411148 gene encoding palmitoyltransferase Hip14 isoform X3: protein MRAGADPTLRDSEGFSCIHLAAQFGHTSIVAYLVAKGVNPNMPDRSAMTPLMWSAYKVNSFFFYSLDPTRLLLTLGASHSLADNLHGNTALHWAIIAENSTAISTLVHHGASLDVPNIRDETPMTLLGRHIGAAWLGHKLSQEIREKQGRTRTWCRDKRMRWYCMVSTPFIVFYVIGMIFQSGLHYLVKLGAFVTLHIALYLANHFIFDERLFHIIPMSIYLATKMWIYVTWIFWLGIHAAWYLWLLLVSGSVPLWICFLQSWRGDPGVITATHEDKLNTIIELAESGGFEPQSFCSSCLVRRPMRSKHCSTCDRCVARFDHHCPWINNCIGAHNHKYFLGFLASLLGLCIVVLSASVQYWQFECWTNLTNGHSADNYLVAAATCDAWVMWVAANTCLHFFWVGTLLACQCYQIMVLGMTTNERMNAGRYAHFKQGNPFHRGALQNAADFCNLSFCGVKAKPSSDWLHSFDHKQSIEKLPLLATKDNFQYI from the exons ATGAGAGCAGGAGCAGATCCAACTCTTAGAGATTCAGAAGGATTCTCATGTATTCATTTAGCTGCACAATTTGGTCACACTTCTATTGTTGCTTATCTAGTTGCAAAAGGAGTAAATCCAAATATGCCAGATAGAAGTGCAATGACACCCCTTATGTGGAGTGCCTATAAAGTTAATAG ttttttcttttacagttTAGATCCAACACGTTTGTTACTGACTTTAGGAGCATCTCATTCACTCGCAGATAATTTACATGGTAACACTGCTTTGCATTGGGCTATTATAGCTGAAAATAGTACAGCAATATCAACATTGGTTCATCATGGAGCATCTTTGGATGTACCAAATATAAGAGATGAAACACCAATGACATTATTAGGTCGTCATATTGGTGCTGCCTGGTTAGGACATAAACTTAGTCAAGAAATCAGAGAAAAACAGGGCAGAACAAGAACATGGTGTAGAGATaag aGAATGCGCTGGTATTGTATGGTCAGTACACCATTTATAGTTTTCTATGTAATtggaatgatttttcaaagtgGATTGCATTATCTAGTAAAATTAGGTGCCTTTGTCACTCTTCATATAGCACTATATTTAGCTAATCATTTTATCTTCGATGAacgattatttcatattataccaATGTCAATTTATTTGGCTACAAag ATGTGGATATACGTGACATGGATATTTTGGCTAGGTATACATGCTGCTTGGTATTTATGGTTACTATTAGTTAGTGGGTCTGTTCCACTTTGGATATGTTTCTTACAATCCTGGAGAGGTGATCCAGGTGTGATTACAGCTACACatgaagataaattaaat aCGATTATAGAGTTAGCAGAGTCTGGTGGTTTTGAACCACAATCATTTTGCAGCAGTTGCCTGGTTAGAAGACCTATGAGGTCTAAACATTGTTCTACATGTGATCGATGCGTAGCACGTTTTGATCATCACTGTCCTTGGATCAATAACTGCATTG gTGCGCATAACCACAAGTATTTTCTGGGATTTTTAGCATCATTATTAGGTCTTTGTATTGTTGTTTTATCCGCTAGTGTACAGTATTGGCAATTTGAATGTTGgacaaatttaacaaatggGCATAGCGctgataattatttagttgCTGCAGCTACCTGCGATGCTTGGGTAATGTGGGTTGCAGCAAATACATGTCTCCATTTCTTTTGGGTTGGCACGCTGCTTGCGTGTCAGTGTTATCAG atTATGGTACTTGGAATGACAACAAACGAGCGTATGAATGCTGGACGCTACGCGCATTTTAAACAAGGGAATCCTTTTCATCGTGGTGCTCTTCAGAATGCAGctgatttttgtaatttaagcTTTTGCGGTGTAAAAGCAAAACCCAGTTCAGACTGGTTGCATAGTTTTGATCACAAACAgagtattgaaaaattaccTCTACTCGCTACAAAAGATAACTtccaatatatttag